TGAAAAAAACGGCCGACTCCGTTGTGGTGTACGGAATTAGAGCTACCGATGTTCCGCGAAAGCGGAGGTCCTGTCAAGGAGTTGGATGCTCCTGCGGCGCATAGGGTTGAAGCTACGGTACCGGCCCGCTGGAGGGCCTAGATGCGGAGAGACCGAGGGGTTCCCGGGACGGGAGGCTGTCCCGGTCAGGAGCGGACGGGGAGCGCCCGCCCGCGATACCGGGCGACGGCGACGTTCACGATCTCTTCGATCAGGGTGGGGTAGTCCCGCCCGGACTGCTTCGCGGCGAGCGCGAACTCGGCCGTGGTGTGGAGCCAGGGATTCGGGTTCACCTCGAGGATGTAGATCTTCCCCTCCGGAGTGAGTCTCAGGTCCACGCGGCCGTAATCGCGGATCTCGAGGGCCCGATACGCTCGGACCGCGACGTCCTGGAGCTCGGCCACCGTGTCCTCCTTGAGGTCCTCGGGGATCCGGAGCTTCGTCTTCTTGTAGGCGTCGGTGCCGCGCTCCCATTTCACCTCGGTCCCGGCGATCTTCGGCGTCCCCTCCGGAAGATCCGAGAGGTTCAGCTCGACCACCGGAAGCGCGGTCGGCGTCTCGTTCCCGAGCACCGCGACGTACAGCTCCCGGCCCTCGATGTACTCCTCCACGAGCACCGGCGAGTCGAGATCCGCGTGGAGGGCGTCGATCCGCTCCATCAGCTCCTTGATGGAGCCGACGACCGCGCTGAACTCGATTCCGATCGATCCGTCCTCCCGCTTCGGCTTCACGATGACGGGGAAGTGGATGTCGTCCGACCAGTGGAGGCGCCCCTGGTACATCGTCGCGAAGTGGGGCGTCCCGAGCCCGTGGAACGAGAAGAGCCGCTTCGCGACCGCCTTGTCCTGCGCGAGGAGAAG
This sequence is a window from Candidatus Eisenbacteria bacterium. Protein-coding genes within it:
- a CDS encoding ATP-grasp domain-containing protein, with product MKICILYDAWHELEEDTPEPPPPPTPKKAKKRIDRPDREEIAEALTKRGHEVSTHCLDGRTRSLKAVAGLECDLVFNLTESYAGDDTKDVNLAAYLDLLGLPYTGSGPTGLLLAQDKAVAKRLFSFHGLGTPHFATMYQGRLHWSDDIHFPVIVKPKREDGSIGIEFSAVVGSIKELMERIDALHADLDSPVLVEEYIEGRELYVAVLGNETPTALPVVELNLSDLPEGTPKIAGTEVKWERGTDAYKKTKLRIPEDLKEDTVAELQDVAVRAYRALEIRDYGRVDLRLTPEGKIYILEVNPNPWLHTTAEFALAAKQSGRDYPTLIEEIVNVAVARYRGRALPVRS